A window of Micromonospora eburnea genomic DNA:
CTCGTCAGTCATCGCACCCATCCTCGTGCAGAGTCGTCAGCCGTCGACCGTCGCGGTCAGCTCGCCCTCGGCGAGGCGTACCCGCAGCGGGTCGCCCTTGGTCACCTCGCCGGCGGCCCGGACCACCTGGCCGTCGGCGCGTTGGACGATCGCGTACCCCCGGTCGAGGGTGGCCGCCGGGGAGAGGGCGCGCAGCCGGGCCAGGGTGTGCCGCAGGTCGTCGGCGGCGGCGTCGAGCCGGTGGTCCAGGCAGCGGCCCGCCCGGTCGCGCAGCGCGGCGACGTCGGCGGCCCGCTGGTCGACCATCACCTGCGGGCGGGCCAGCACCGGCCGGGAGCGGAGCAGGTCGAGGCGGTGCTGCTCCCGGTCGACCAGGTTGCGGACCGCCCGCTCCAACCGGGACCGGGCCTGGCCGATGAGGCGTACCTCCTCGGCGAGGTCGGGGACGATCCGCTTCGCCGCGTCGGTCGGCGTCGACGCGCGGAGGTCGGCGACGTAGTCCAGCAGCGGCGCGTCCGTCTCGTGGCCGATCGCGCTGACCACCGGCGTCCGGCAGGCGAAGACCGCCCGACAGAGCGCCTCGTCGGAGAAGGGCAGCAGGTCCTCGATGCTGCCGCCGCCCCGGGCGATGACGATCACGTCGACCGTCGGGTCGGCGTCGAGCACCTTCAGCGCGTCCACGATCTGCGGCACCGCACCCGGCCCCTGCACCGCGACGTTGACCGTGCGGAACTC
This region includes:
- the xseA gene encoding exodeoxyribonuclease VII large subunit, which gives rise to MSDGGQSTSEEPWPVRVVSQKIGAWIARLGWVWVDGQVAQISRRPGATTVFLTLRDPSADLSLTVTTNRDVLDAGAPELREGARVVLHAKPEFYAARGTLSLRADEIRQVGLGELLARLEKLKKLLAAEGLFDRARKRRLPFLPGRIGLITGRASAAERDVLTNARRRWPAVEFRTVNVAVQGPGAVPQIVDALKVLDADPTVDVIVIARGGGSIEDLLPFSDEALCRAVFACRTPVVSAIGHETDAPLLDYVADLRASTPTDAAKRIVPDLAEEVRLIGQARSRLERAVRNLVDREQHRLDLLRSRPVLARPQVMVDQRAADVAALRDRAGRCLDHRLDAAADDLRHTLARLRALSPAATLDRGYAIVQRADGQVVRAAGEVTKGDPLRVRLAEGELTATVDG